One window of Pseudomonas sp. FP198 genomic DNA carries:
- a CDS encoding ABC transporter substrate-binding protein — MFDKNNKLRHSVSLAAMLALSGLSATAWADAYEDAAKKWIGSEFKPSTLTAEQQLEELKWFIKAAEPFRGMKINVVSETIATHEYESKVLAKAFNEITGIQLTHDLLQEGDVVEKLQTQMQSDKNIYDGWVNDSDLIGTHFRYGKTESITDLMANEGKNFTSPTLDLKDFIGISFTTAPDGKVYQLPDQQFANLYWFRADWFERADLKAKFKEKYGYELGVPVNWSAYEDIAKFFSEDVKEIDGKRVYGHMDYGKKDPSLGWRFTDAWFSMAGGGDKGLPNGLPVDEWGIRVEDCHPVGSSVTRGGDTNGPAAVFATTKYVDWMKKYAPPEAAGMTFSESGPVPSQGNIAQQIFWYTAFTADMTKPGLPVMNADGTPKWRMAPSPRGPYWEEGMKLGYQDVGSWTFMKSTPEKQRLAAWLYAQFVTSKTVSLKKTIVGLTPIRESDINSQAMTDLAPKLGGLVEFYRSPARVQWSPTGTNVPDYPRLAQLWWSHIAEAASGEKTPQQALDGLAKDQDAIMTRLERSKAQATCAPKMNPERDAQYWFDQPGAPKPKLANEKPKGETVNYAELLKSWEAARK, encoded by the coding sequence ATGTTCGATAAAAACAATAAGCTGCGACATAGCGTTTCATTGGCAGCCATGCTGGCACTCAGCGGGCTGAGCGCTACGGCCTGGGCCGACGCCTATGAAGACGCCGCGAAAAAATGGATCGGCAGCGAATTCAAGCCGTCGACCCTGACAGCCGAGCAGCAGCTCGAAGAACTGAAGTGGTTCATCAAGGCCGCCGAGCCGTTTCGCGGGATGAAAATCAACGTGGTCTCGGAGACCATCGCTACCCACGAATATGAATCCAAGGTACTGGCCAAGGCTTTTAACGAAATCACCGGGATCCAGCTGACCCACGACCTGCTCCAGGAAGGCGACGTGGTGGAGAAGCTGCAGACCCAGATGCAGTCCGACAAGAACATCTACGACGGCTGGGTCAATGACTCGGACCTGATCGGCACGCACTTTCGCTACGGCAAGACCGAGTCGATCACCGACCTGATGGCCAACGAGGGCAAGAATTTCACTTCGCCGACCCTCGACCTCAAGGACTTCATCGGCATCTCCTTCACCACCGCGCCGGACGGCAAGGTCTATCAACTACCCGACCAGCAGTTCGCCAACCTCTACTGGTTCCGCGCCGACTGGTTCGAGCGTGCGGACCTGAAGGCCAAGTTCAAGGAAAAATACGGCTACGAGCTGGGCGTACCGGTGAACTGGTCGGCCTATGAAGACATCGCCAAATTCTTCTCCGAAGACGTCAAGGAGATCGACGGCAAGCGTGTCTACGGCCACATGGACTACGGCAAGAAAGACCCGTCCCTGGGCTGGCGCTTCACCGATGCCTGGTTCTCCATGGCCGGCGGCGGTGACAAGGGCCTGCCTAACGGCTTGCCAGTGGACGAGTGGGGCATTCGCGTCGAAGACTGCCATCCGGTCGGCTCCAGCGTCACCCGTGGCGGCGACACCAACGGCCCGGCCGCCGTGTTCGCCACCACCAAGTACGTCGACTGGATGAAGAAATACGCGCCACCGGAAGCGGCGGGCATGACCTTCTCCGAGTCCGGTCCAGTGCCGTCCCAAGGCAACATCGCCCAGCAGATTTTCTGGTACACCGCTTTCACCGCCGACATGACCAAGCCGGGCCTGCCGGTGATGAACGCCGACGGCACGCCGAAATGGCGCATGGCGCCGTCGCCACGCGGTCCGTATTGGGAAGAGGGCATGAAGCTGGGCTATCAGGACGTGGGTTCCTGGACTTTCATGAAGTCAACGCCTGAGAAACAGCGCCTCGCGGCCTGGCTCTACGCGCAGTTCGTGACGTCCAAGACCGTGTCGCTGAAGAAAACCATCGTTGGCCTGACACCGATTCGCGAATCGGACATCAACTCCCAGGCGATGACCGACCTGGCGCCGAAACTCGGTGGCCTGGTGGAGTTCTATCGCAGCCCGGCCCGTGTGCAATGGTCGCCAACCGGGACCAACGTGCCGGACTATCCACGCCTGGCGCAACTGTGGTGGAGCCACATCGCCGAGGCGGCCAGTGGCGAGAAAACCCCGCAACAGGCTCTCGATGGGCTGGCCAAGGATCAGGACGCGATCATGACGCGTCTGGAACGCTCCAAGGCCCAGGCCACCTGCGCACCTAAGATGAACCCTGAGCGCGACGCGCAATACTGGTTCGATCAACCGGGCGCACCGAAGCCGAAACTGGCGAACGAGAAGCCTAAAGGCGAGACGGTGAATTATGCCGAACTGCTGAAATCGTGGGAGGCGGCGCGTAAGTAA
- a CDS encoding DUF2160 domain-containing protein yields the protein MEWMNWTAPTATFFGVIALLLAGMTTWELRSPSIPRRGFLPIATTRGDRLFIGLLGSAYLHLLVIGVTDWSIWIAFALSLVWLLAVMRWG from the coding sequence ATGGAATGGATGAACTGGACCGCCCCGACGGCGACGTTTTTTGGGGTCATCGCCTTGCTGCTGGCGGGCATGACGACGTGGGAACTGCGTTCGCCGAGTATCCCTCGGCGTGGTTTCCTGCCGATTGCCACGACCCGTGGCGATCGGTTGTTTATCGGTCTTCTCGGTAGCGCCTACCTGCACCTGCTGGTGATCGGCGTTACCGACTGGAGCATCTGGATAGCGTTCGCGTTGTCTCTGGTGTGGCTGTTGGCAGTGATGCGGTGGGGCTAG
- a CDS encoding carbohydrate ABC transporter permease, giving the protein MSKRKLIPLLIYILFLLVPIYWLLNMSFKSNTEILGGLTLWPQDFTFQNYKVIFTDPSWYTGYLNSLYYVSLNTVISLAVALPAAYAFSRYRFLGDKHLFFWLLTNRMAPPAVFLLPFFQLYSSIGLFDTHIAVALAHCLFNVPLAVWILEGFMSGVPKEIDETAYIDGYSFPKFFAKIFIPLIGSGIGVTAFFCFMFSWVELLLARTLTSVNAKPIAAVMTRTVSASGIDWGVLAAAGVLTILPGMLVIWFVRNHVAKGFALGRV; this is encoded by the coding sequence ATGAGCAAGAGAAAGCTGATCCCGCTTTTGATCTACATCCTGTTCCTGCTGGTGCCCATCTACTGGCTGCTGAACATGTCGTTCAAGAGCAACACCGAAATCCTCGGCGGCCTGACGCTATGGCCACAGGATTTCACCTTCCAGAACTACAAAGTGATCTTCACCGATCCGAGCTGGTACACCGGTTACCTCAACTCGCTGTACTACGTGAGCCTGAACACGGTGATTTCCCTGGCGGTCGCGCTGCCGGCGGCCTATGCGTTCTCGCGCTACCGCTTTCTCGGCGACAAGCACCTGTTCTTCTGGCTGCTGACCAACCGCATGGCGCCACCGGCGGTGTTCCTGTTGCCGTTCTTCCAGCTGTACTCGTCCATCGGCCTGTTCGACACGCATATCGCCGTGGCTTTGGCCCACTGTCTGTTCAACGTGCCGTTGGCGGTGTGGATCCTCGAAGGCTTCATGTCCGGCGTGCCGAAAGAAATTGACGAGACCGCCTACATTGACGGCTACAGTTTCCCCAAGTTCTTCGCCAAGATCTTTATCCCGTTGATCGGGTCCGGCATCGGCGTCACGGCGTTTTTCTGCTTCATGTTCTCCTGGGTCGAGCTGTTGCTGGCCCGGACACTGACCTCGGTGAATGCCAAGCCGATCGCGGCGGTCATGACCCGCACGGTGTCGGCGTCCGGTATTGACTGGGGCGTGCTGGCAGCAGCAGGGGTGTTGACCATCCTGCCGGGCATGCTGGTGATCTGGTTCGTTCGCAACCACGTGGCCAAGGGCTTTGCCCTGGGCCGGGTCTGA